A genome region from Chloroflexota bacterium includes the following:
- a CDS encoding HEPN domain-containing protein, with the protein MADSRMRPVRAWLRQSALDLADAGFVAESGRHALACFLSHQAAEKAVTAYLLARGAERVWGHALADLCEDALALDPSFDLIKTVAVLLDKHFLGARYPTTLPGGVPGDAYEATDSARALEVAGDVRRFVDERLAALGISPDA; encoded by the coding sequence TTGGCTGACAGCAGGATGCGACCGGTCAGGGCCTGGCTCCGGCAGTCGGCGCTCGATCTCGCGGACGCGGGCTTTGTGGCCGAGAGCGGCCGGCACGCGCTGGCCTGTTTCCTCAGCCACCAGGCCGCCGAGAAAGCTGTCACCGCGTACCTGCTGGCGCGCGGGGCTGAGCGGGTCTGGGGGCATGCCCTGGCCGACCTCTGCGAGGACGCGCTGGCGCTCGATCCGTCTTTTGATCTGATCAAGACGGTGGCCGTGCTGCTCGACAAGCACTTCCTCGGGGCGCGCTATCCTACCACGCTGCCCGGCGGCGTCCCGGGCGATGCGTACGAAGCGACCGACTCGGCGCGCGCGCTGGAAGTGGCCGGCGACGTCCGACGCTTCGTGGACGAGCGGTTGGCGGCGCTGGGCATCAGCCCCGACGCCTGA
- a CDS encoding NHL repeat-containing protein: MAIDSPVAQQAATKTFPYALLRAGFPYYTTLGMRRVTTFCMDVVIGNDQRLFVLCREDGQGGTIRRTNWADEDLGTISGGGMEPGKLMWPVQLIRDKAETLYVSDEGLHTITAFNPDGTHLGTWGQFGTEPGQLNRPSGIAFDADENLWVVDTQNHRVQQFAKDGTFIKGFGERGSGAGQLNQPWGIAIDIKGDLYVSDWGNNRVQKFSPDGTHLLSFGKEGSGDGELKLPAGIAVDAHGDIYVADRGNHRICLFDLTGRYVEQFIGDATLSKSGRTYIMANPKVLRGREMTTLEIQKRFRGPASVRIDGDLMYVPDFGSHRIQVYKKEAYPLTEEDIWPEQNHPFLYNV, from the coding sequence ATGGCAATTGATTCGCCAGTCGCGCAGCAGGCCGCGACGAAGACGTTTCCGTACGCGCTGCTGCGGGCCGGCTTCCCGTACTACACCACGCTCGGGATGCGTCGCGTCACCACGTTCTGCATGGACGTGGTGATCGGCAACGACCAGCGGCTGTTCGTGCTCTGCCGCGAGGACGGCCAGGGCGGGACGATCCGCCGCACTAACTGGGCCGACGAGGATCTGGGGACCATCAGCGGCGGCGGCATGGAGCCGGGCAAGCTGATGTGGCCGGTCCAGCTCATCCGCGACAAGGCCGAGACGCTGTACGTCTCCGACGAGGGGCTGCACACGATCACGGCGTTCAACCCTGACGGCACGCACCTGGGCACCTGGGGCCAGTTCGGCACCGAGCCGGGCCAGCTCAACCGCCCGTCGGGCATCGCCTTCGACGCCGACGAGAACCTGTGGGTTGTCGATACCCAGAACCATCGCGTCCAGCAGTTCGCCAAGGACGGGACGTTCATCAAGGGGTTTGGCGAGCGGGGCAGTGGCGCCGGCCAGTTGAACCAGCCGTGGGGCATCGCCATCGATATCAAGGGCGACCTCTACGTCAGCGACTGGGGCAACAACCGGGTCCAGAAGTTCTCTCCGGACGGCACGCACCTGCTGAGCTTCGGCAAGGAAGGCAGTGGCGACGGCGAGTTGAAGCTGCCGGCCGGTATCGCGGTTGACGCGCACGGCGACATCTACGTGGCCGACCGTGGCAACCATCGCATCTGCCTGTTCGACCTGACCGGGCGGTATGTCGAGCAGTTCATCGGCGATGCGACGCTCTCGAAGAGCGGGCGGACCTACATCATGGCGAACCCGAAGGTGCTCCGTGGTCGTGAGATGACGACCCTGGAGATCCAGAAGCGGTTCCGTGGCCCGGCCTCCGTCCGCATCGATGGCGACCTGATGTACGTCCCGGATTTCGGCTCGCACCGCATCCAGGTGTACAAGAAGGAAGCGTATCCGCTGACCGAGGAAGACATCTGGCCGGAGCAGAACCACCCGTTCCTCTACAACGTGTAG
- a CDS encoding DUF1501 domain-containing protein: MAVSGHTNGHAKKKDPVLVVVQLSGGNDFMNTVIPFTEGAYYDARPLVHVAKKDQLPFTDTLAFHPAAAPLRDMYLAGDVAIIQGIGYENSSRSHFRAMDIWHTCEPLKIATEGWLAKVVREIDPQGSNPLTAVSFGRGLPRALAAPGVTATSVDNLDNYGLLNSIQTAEQRQEDLSFFKRMYTPAIGTGMVLDYLAHTGNGVLAGADMLKEAPRLYTSSVQYPDCAIGKSLRDVVRVHTANLGTRIFYTQHGGYDYHAQENPSHFRLLSELTQSLRAFMQDLREHNASDNVTVLVFTEFGRRMKDNGSGTDHGSGGGAFLIGDRIQGGLYSEYPSVKPADWLNGEDLRHTFDFRGVYGTLLEQWLGLDPTEIVGGTYEQLRPFKTAAGA; the protein is encoded by the coding sequence ATGGCAGTCAGCGGCCACACCAACGGCCACGCGAAGAAGAAGGATCCGGTTCTGGTCGTCGTGCAGCTTTCGGGCGGCAACGACTTCATGAACACCGTCATCCCGTTCACCGAGGGCGCGTACTACGACGCACGTCCGCTGGTGCACGTTGCCAAGAAGGATCAGCTTCCGTTCACAGACACGCTCGCCTTCCACCCGGCAGCTGCCCCGCTGCGCGACATGTACCTCGCGGGCGATGTCGCCATCATCCAGGGCATCGGCTACGAGAACTCCAGCCGCTCGCACTTCCGGGCGATGGACATCTGGCACACCTGCGAGCCGCTGAAGATCGCCACCGAGGGCTGGCTGGCGAAGGTCGTTCGTGAGATCGATCCGCAGGGCTCCAACCCGCTGACGGCGGTCAGCTTCGGGCGTGGCCTGCCGCGCGCGCTGGCCGCGCCGGGCGTCACGGCAACCTCGGTCGACAACCTGGACAACTACGGCCTGCTGAACTCGATTCAGACGGCCGAGCAGCGCCAGGAAGACCTCTCCTTCTTCAAGCGCATGTACACCCCGGCCATCGGCACCGGTATGGTGCTCGACTACCTCGCGCACACCGGCAACGGCGTGCTGGCCGGCGCAGATATGCTGAAGGAGGCCCCGAGGCTGTACACGTCCTCGGTGCAGTATCCCGACTGTGCCATCGGCAAGTCCCTGCGCGACGTGGTGCGGGTCCACACGGCCAACCTCGGCACGCGGATCTTCTACACCCAGCACGGCGGGTACGACTACCACGCGCAGGAGAACCCGTCGCACTTCCGCCTGCTCTCGGAGCTGACCCAGTCGCTGCGGGCGTTCATGCAGGATCTGCGCGAGCACAACGCCTCGGACAACGTGACGGTGCTGGTCTTCACCGAGTTCGGCCGCCGCATGAAGGACAACGGCAGCGGCACCGACCACGGCTCGGGCGGCGGCGCGTTCCTGATCGGCGACCGCATCCAGGGCGGCCTCTACTCCGAGTATCCGTCCGTGAAGCCGGCCGACTGGCTGAACGGCGAGGATCTGCGGCACACCTTCGACTTCCGGGGCGTCTACGGCACGCTGTTGGAGCAGTGGCTCGGCCTCGACCCGACCGAGATCGTTGGCGGCACCTACGAGCAGCTTCGCCCGTTCAAGACGGCCGCGGGCGCCTGA
- a CDS encoding DUF1800 domain-containing protein, with translation MADERLALMAHLLRRAGFGTSREELEAYAARPYEEVVEELVNPERIPDLDESVLRRYYPHLGANQDNPNSWNGRWVWRMVNSKRPLEEKMALFWHHVLATGWTKSEHTPTMIEHVEMLRRDGLGNFRKILVELSKDPAMIYWLDNNENHAKSINENYGREILELFSMGIGNYSETDIKNVARAFTGWTFEQPIPLYPYGHYASKFVFKPEDHDNSEKTFLGNTGKFNGEDIVDIICRQPATARFVSRHLYNFFVADEAQVPAWSVQEPRDPEAIATLSKAFLDSDADIRSVMRVLFNSDFFKAAQFQRVKCPIELVAGVIKLAGTHRGVDPGLVAFDGATRVMGQTLMDPPTVEGWHTGKEWIDGGTLTERVNFAVSQVSDVKKPGPQSIIRRLADYGRPLGPEELVDTVLDLAGPLQVQPETRQALVELAARDGELRFGSDDERQKSEERVGRLLRLTVASREYQFA, from the coding sequence ATGGCCGATGAACGTCTCGCCCTGATGGCGCACCTGTTGCGGCGCGCCGGTTTTGGGACCAGCCGCGAGGAGCTGGAGGCGTACGCCGCCCGCCCCTACGAGGAGGTCGTCGAGGAACTGGTCAACCCCGAGCGGATCCCGGATCTCGACGAGTCCGTGCTCCGCCGGTACTATCCGCACCTCGGCGCGAATCAGGACAACCCCAACTCCTGGAACGGGCGCTGGGTCTGGCGGATGGTCAACTCGAAGCGGCCGCTCGAAGAGAAGATGGCGCTGTTCTGGCACCACGTGCTGGCGACGGGCTGGACCAAGAGCGAGCACACGCCGACGATGATCGAGCACGTCGAGATGCTGCGGCGCGACGGGCTCGGCAACTTCCGCAAGATCCTGGTCGAGCTGTCCAAGGACCCGGCCATGATCTACTGGCTGGACAACAACGAGAACCACGCCAAGTCGATCAACGAGAACTACGGCCGCGAGATCCTCGAGCTGTTCTCGATGGGCATCGGCAACTACTCCGAGACGGACATCAAGAACGTGGCCCGCGCCTTCACGGGCTGGACGTTCGAGCAGCCGATCCCGCTGTACCCGTACGGGCACTACGCTTCGAAGTTCGTGTTCAAGCCGGAAGACCACGACAACAGCGAGAAGACATTCCTCGGGAACACCGGCAAGTTCAACGGCGAGGATATCGTCGATATCATCTGCCGCCAGCCGGCGACGGCTCGCTTCGTGAGCCGCCACCTGTACAACTTCTTCGTCGCGGATGAGGCGCAGGTGCCGGCCTGGAGCGTCCAGGAGCCGCGCGACCCTGAGGCCATCGCTACCCTCTCGAAGGCGTTCCTGGACTCGGATGCGGACATCCGCTCGGTCATGCGCGTGCTGTTTAACAGCGACTTCTTCAAGGCCGCGCAGTTCCAGCGGGTCAAGTGCCCCATCGAGCTGGTGGCCGGCGTCATCAAGCTGGCCGGCACCCATCGTGGGGTGGACCCGGGCCTCGTGGCGTTCGACGGCGCGACCCGCGTCATGGGCCAGACGCTGATGGACCCGCCCACCGTGGAGGGCTGGCACACCGGCAAGGAGTGGATCGACGGCGGCACGCTCACCGAGCGCGTCAACTTCGCCGTGAGCCAGGTGAGCGACGTCAAGAAACCCGGCCCGCAGTCGATCATCCGACGGCTGGCGGACTACGGCCGGCCGCTCGGCCCCGAGGAGCTGGTGGACACCGTGCTCGACCTGGCCGGGCCGTTGCAGGTGCAGCCGGAGACCCGGCAGGCGCTGGTCGAGCTGGCCGCCCGCGACGGCGAGCTGCGCTTCGGCTCGGACGACGAGCGCCAGAAGAGTGAGGAGCGCGTGGGCCGCTTGCTGCGCCTGACGGTCGCCTCCCGCGAGTACCAGTTCGCCTGA